A DNA window from Ranitomeya imitator isolate aRanImi1 chromosome 2, aRanImi1.pri, whole genome shotgun sequence contains the following coding sequences:
- the LOC138663320 gene encoding oocyte zinc finger protein XlCOF6-like isoform X1, with amino-acid sequence MDMNRDKMWEKILHITLEILFQLTGEDYTVVKKTSSERCQDPVTEEWGRPMSPIPRPPCNTLVYEDINDQKILELACKMIQLLTGEVPIRCQDVAIYFSMEEWEYLEGHKNVYKDVMMEVPQPLTSPDLSRKRTTPERCPRTLLPEDCNQEDPNVPQDHQGEDLTHINTAETNVRGDERCKEEIPTYNYPDDFTGRSEEQLASSMFKSDDFEIPLDTIEVNAITPDIPSSLHSKDLSSDPFKKVLSSDSLATTKENRSHKISIKNGNTPKSKKPFSCSEYGNNFLIEKSFLIHPEIHTAEKRFSCSKCGKCFKHKSHLARHQRSHTLEKPFSCSECGKCFNEKSALVKHQRTHTGEKPFSCSECGKCFNQKCNLVIHQRTHTGVKPFSCSECGKCFNEKSALVKHQRTHTGKKPFSCSECGKCFNKKWNLVIHQRTHTGVKPFSCSECAKSFNQKSGLVMHQRTHSGERPFSCSECGKCFNKKCNLVLHQRTHTGVKPFSCSECGKCFNQKSALVTHQRTHTGVKPFSCSECGKHFNEKLALVTHQRTHSGEKPFSCSECRKCFNQKCKLVIHQRTHTGVKPFSCSECGKCFNEKSALVKHQRTHTGEKPFSCSECGKCFNQKSGLVSHQRIHTGEKPFSCPECGKCFNKKHNLVIHQRTHTGEKSFSCS; translated from the exons atggatatgaacAGAGACAAGATGTGGGAGAAAATATTACacatcaccctagagatcctcttccagcttactggagag gattacacagtagtgaagaagacctctagtgagcgctgtcaggaccctgtgactGAGGAATGGGGAAGACCCATGAGTCCAATCCCAAGGCCTCCATGTAACACCCTGGtatatgaggacatcaatgaccaaaagatcctagaactcgcctgcAAGATGAttcagctgctgactggagag gttcctataaggtgtcaggatgtcgccatctatttctccatggaggagtgggagtatttagagggACACAAAAATgtatacaaggacgtcatgatggaggttccccagcccctcacatcaccag ATCTATCCaggaagaggacaacaccagagagatgtccccgtactCTTCTTCCAGAGGACTGTAATCAAgaggatcccaatgttcctcaggatcatcag ggtgaagatctgacacaTATTAATACTGCAGAGAcaaatgtgaggggtgatgagcggtgtaaagaggagattcctacatataactacccag ATGACTTTACCGGGAGATCAGAGGAACAACTGGCATCTTCAATGTTTAAATCAGATGATTTTGAGATCCCACTGGATACAATTGAAgttaatgccattactccagatataccatcatcccttcacagcaaagacctATCATCTGATCCTTTCAaaaaggtcctgtcttctgattcattggcGACAACTAAGGAAAATcggagtcacaaaataagcattaaaaacggaaatactcctaaatcaaagaagccattttcatgttcagaatatggAAACAATTTTCTCATCGAAAAGTCTTTTCTTATACATCCAGAAATTCACACAGCGGAgaaaagattttcttgttccaagtgtggaaaatgttttaaacatAAATCCCATCTTGCTAGACACCAAAGAAGTCACACattggagaagcctttttcctgttcagaatgtgggaaatgttttaacgagaaatcagctttggttaagcaccagagaacccacacaggggagaagccattttcctgttcagaatgtgggaaatgttttaaccagaaatgcaatcttgttatacaccaaagaacccacacaggggtgaaacctttttcatgttcagaatgtgggaaatgttttaacgagaaatcagctttggttaagcaccagagaactcacacagggaagaagccattttcctgttcagaatgtgggaaatgttttaacaagaaatggaatcttgttatacaccaaagaacccacacaggggtgaaacctttttcatgttcagaatgtgctaaaagttttaatcagaaatcaggtTTGGTTATGCACCAGAGAACTCACTCAGGGGAGAGGCCattttcctgctcagaatgtgggaaatgttttaacaagaaatgcaATCTTGTtttacaccaaagaacccacacaggggtgaaacctttttcatgttcagaatgtgggaaatgttttaatcagaaatcggctttggttacgcaccagagaacccacacaggagtgaaacctttttcatgttcagaatgtggcaaacatTTTAACGAGAAATTGGCtttggttacgcaccagagaacccactcaggggagaagcctttttcctgttcagaatgtaggaaatgttttaaccagaaatgcaagcttgttatacaccaaagaacccatacaggggtgaaacctttttcatgttcagaatgtggcaaatgttttaacgagaaatcagctttggttaagcaccagagaacccacacaggggagaagcctttttcctgttcagaatgtgggaaatgttttaatcagaaatcagggTTGGTTagccaccagagaattcacacaggggagaagcctttttcctgtccagaatgtgggaaatgttttaataagaaacataatcttgttatacaccaaagaactcacacaggggaaaagtctttttcatgttcataa
- the LOC138663320 gene encoding zinc finger protein 84-like isoform X2, whose product MFKSDDFEIPLDTIEVNAITPDIPSSLHSKDLSSDPFKKVLSSDSLATTKENRSHKISIKNGNTPKSKKPFSCSEYGNNFLIEKSFLIHPEIHTAEKRFSCSKCGKCFKHKSHLARHQRSHTLEKPFSCSECGKCFNEKSALVKHQRTHTGEKPFSCSECGKCFNQKCNLVIHQRTHTGVKPFSCSECGKCFNEKSALVKHQRTHTGKKPFSCSECGKCFNKKWNLVIHQRTHTGVKPFSCSECAKSFNQKSGLVMHQRTHSGERPFSCSECGKCFNKKCNLVLHQRTHTGVKPFSCSECGKCFNQKSALVTHQRTHTGVKPFSCSECGKHFNEKLALVTHQRTHSGEKPFSCSECRKCFNQKCKLVIHQRTHTGVKPFSCSECGKCFNEKSALVKHQRTHTGEKPFSCSECGKCFNQKSGLVSHQRIHTGEKPFSCPECGKCFNKKHNLVIHQRTHTGEKSFSCS is encoded by the coding sequence ATGTTTAAATCAGATGATTTTGAGATCCCACTGGATACAATTGAAgttaatgccattactccagatataccatcatcccttcacagcaaagacctATCATCTGATCCTTTCAaaaaggtcctgtcttctgattcattggcGACAACTAAGGAAAATcggagtcacaaaataagcattaaaaacggaaatactcctaaatcaaagaagccattttcatgttcagaatatggAAACAATTTTCTCATCGAAAAGTCTTTTCTTATACATCCAGAAATTCACACAGCGGAgaaaagattttcttgttccaagtgtggaaaatgttttaaacatAAATCCCATCTTGCTAGACACCAAAGAAGTCACACattggagaagcctttttcctgttcagaatgtgggaaatgttttaacgagaaatcagctttggttaagcaccagagaacccacacaggggagaagccattttcctgttcagaatgtgggaaatgttttaaccagaaatgcaatcttgttatacaccaaagaacccacacaggggtgaaacctttttcatgttcagaatgtgggaaatgttttaacgagaaatcagctttggttaagcaccagagaactcacacagggaagaagccattttcctgttcagaatgtgggaaatgttttaacaagaaatggaatcttgttatacaccaaagaacccacacaggggtgaaacctttttcatgttcagaatgtgctaaaagttttaatcagaaatcaggtTTGGTTATGCACCAGAGAACTCACTCAGGGGAGAGGCCattttcctgctcagaatgtgggaaatgttttaacaagaaatgcaATCTTGTtttacaccaaagaacccacacaggggtgaaacctttttcatgttcagaatgtgggaaatgttttaatcagaaatcggctttggttacgcaccagagaacccacacaggagtgaaacctttttcatgttcagaatgtggcaaacatTTTAACGAGAAATTGGCtttggttacgcaccagagaacccactcaggggagaagcctttttcctgttcagaatgtaggaaatgttttaaccagaaatgcaagcttgttatacaccaaagaacccatacaggggtgaaacctttttcatgttcagaatgtggcaaatgttttaacgagaaatcagctttggttaagcaccagagaacccacacaggggagaagcctttttcctgttcagaatgtgggaaatgttttaatcagaaatcagggTTGGTTagccaccagagaattcacacaggggagaagcctttttcctgtccagaatgtgggaaatgttttaataagaaacataatcttgttatacaccaaagaactcacacaggggaaaagtctttttcatgttcataa